The following are encoded in a window of Polynucleobacter sp. VK25 genomic DNA:
- a CDS encoding SprT family zinc-dependent metalloprotease encodes MKQHTVREAWLEDAVRHLEPVFSKAGYAIPPVRVSCGFPASSSPRTTLGQCWPRERSGGGVNEIFISPKLDEPVQLLDTLVHELCHAVDDCFSGHGEDFKGIAQTVGLEGPARMAHATEELVVKLMMISQELGPYPHQAIVFPPPRPSNASRSKAKCGQCGYEVTLLKKWASYGAPICPKDNIRMLEDIPETIENTGDYDSESVEKGSKKAPDEIRRAIS; translated from the coding sequence ATGAAGCAACATACAGTTCGTGAAGCATGGCTAGAGGATGCGGTAAGACATCTGGAGCCAGTTTTTTCTAAAGCGGGTTATGCGATCCCTCCGGTAAGGGTTTCGTGTGGTTTTCCAGCTTCCAGTAGTCCAAGAACAACTCTTGGGCAGTGCTGGCCACGTGAGCGCTCAGGCGGAGGCGTAAATGAGATCTTCATTTCGCCTAAGTTAGATGAGCCTGTGCAACTCTTAGACACTCTAGTTCATGAGCTTTGCCATGCTGTAGACGATTGTTTTAGTGGTCACGGTGAGGATTTCAAGGGTATAGCTCAAACAGTGGGTTTAGAGGGTCCCGCCAGAATGGCGCATGCTACTGAGGAGTTAGTAGTAAAGCTGATGATGATTAGTCAAGAATTAGGGCCATACCCACACCAGGCGATTGTGTTTCCACCCCCTAGACCTAGTAATGCCAGTCGTAGCAAGGCCAAGTGCGGGCAGTGTGGTTATGAGGTCACTTTACTTAAAAAATGGGCCAGTTATGGCGCTCCAATCTGCCCAAAAGACAATATCCGCATGCTAGAAGATATACCTGAGACCATTGAAAATACAGGTGATTACGATAGTGAATCCGTTGAAAAAGGTAGCAAAAAGGCTCCAGATGAAATTCGCCGAGCCATTAGTTAG
- a CDS encoding tartrate dehydrogenase: MNAKKIFKNPKIAVIPGDGIGKEVMPEGVRALEAANRKFNLGMQFDHFDFASCDYYLKHGKMMPDDWFDTLMKYDAIFFGAVGMPDVLPDHVSLWGSLIQFRRGFDQYVNLRPVRLLPGVPCPLANRKPGDIDFFVVRENTEGEYSSVGGKMFPDTDREIVIQESIFTRQGVDRILQYAFDLAQSRPKKHLTSATKSNGIAITMPYWDERVEAMSKKFADVRTDKYHIDILAAHFVMNPDRFDVVVASNLFGDILSDLGPACTGTIAVAPSGSINPEGKFPSLFEPVHGSAPDIFGKMIANPIGQIWSGAMMLDHLGYPEAGKAIFTAIEKVLSSGPGHAPLTPDLGGTAKTDDLGKAIAAAI; encoded by the coding sequence ATGAACGCAAAGAAAATTTTTAAAAATCCAAAGATTGCTGTAATTCCTGGAGATGGCATTGGCAAGGAAGTCATGCCTGAGGGCGTACGCGCTTTAGAGGCTGCCAACCGTAAATTTAATTTAGGTATGCAGTTCGATCATTTTGACTTTGCAAGCTGTGATTACTATTTGAAGCACGGCAAGATGATGCCGGATGATTGGTTTGACACGCTCATGAAATACGATGCCATCTTCTTTGGCGCTGTAGGTATGCCTGACGTTCTCCCTGATCACGTTTCTTTGTGGGGAAGCTTGATTCAATTCCGTCGTGGCTTCGATCAATATGTCAACTTACGTCCAGTCCGCTTACTTCCAGGCGTGCCTTGTCCGTTAGCCAATCGCAAGCCTGGAGATATTGATTTCTTTGTGGTTCGAGAGAACACAGAAGGTGAATACTCTAGCGTAGGTGGAAAGATGTTCCCTGACACTGATCGTGAAATCGTAATTCAGGAATCTATTTTCACAAGACAGGGCGTTGACCGTATATTGCAATACGCATTTGATCTTGCTCAAAGTCGCCCCAAGAAACATCTAACCTCTGCAACAAAGTCAAATGGTATTGCCATTACTATGCCTTATTGGGATGAGCGTGTTGAAGCAATGTCCAAGAAGTTTGCAGACGTAAGAACCGATAAATACCATATCGACATCCTGGCGGCACACTTTGTTATGAACCCTGATCGTTTTGATGTTGTTGTTGCAAGCAACTTATTCGGAGATATTTTGTCTGATTTGGGTCCTGCCTGTACCGGCACAATTGCGGTTGCTCCATCAGGCAGCATCAATCCTGAGGGCAAATTTCCATCTCTGTTTGAACCCGTTCATGGATCGGCGCCTGACATCTTCGGGAAAATGATTGCTAACCCGATTGGACAGATTTGGAGTGGGGCGATGATGTTGGATCACCTGGGTTATCCAGAGGCTGGCAAAGCAATTTTTACAGCAATTGAAAAAGTCTTGTCATCTGGACCGGGGCATGCGCCCCTTACGCCAGATTTAGGTGGCACTGCAAAAACAGATGATTTGGGTAAGGCGATTGCTGCAGCAATCTAG